A stretch of the Desulfobacter sp. genome encodes the following:
- a CDS encoding TraB/GumN family protein, which produces MEADKKKENDIHCLSWEDKEIILIGTAHVSRRSAELVTQTIEDETPDTVCVELCNTRLSAIKDADRWRNMDIVKIIKDKKALMLFMNLLLSSFQKKIADKFDIKPGQEMLNAIIAAEKSGARVVAADREIQTTLSRVWPGMGFFEKLKLVFSMVFSFGQSDAIEEEDIEKMKQEDILQSLLSDVKEAHPIIEKALIDERDQFLADHIRTAPGKKIIAVVGAAHVPGIKTYIQEKTAIDVNELNTIPKPGHAGKILKWLIPGLIFLLFAAGFMMEGKTAGADMIWIWILANGIFAGMGALVALAHPYTIISSIIAAPLTSLNPMIAAGWVSGLVEAFSRKPKVRDLEAIPEDITSVRGFWRNNVTRILLVVIFTNIGSSIGTMTAVPLMLKLLS; this is translated from the coding sequence ATGGAAGCGGACAAAAAAAAAGAGAATGATATTCATTGCTTATCCTGGGAGGACAAGGAAATCATCCTTATTGGAACCGCCCATGTATCCCGGCGCAGCGCCGAACTTGTGACCCAGACCATTGAGGATGAAACGCCGGATACGGTATGCGTTGAACTGTGCAACACCCGGCTGTCAGCCATCAAGGATGCAGACCGGTGGCGTAACATGGACATTGTAAAAATCATCAAAGATAAAAAAGCCCTGATGCTGTTCATGAATCTTTTGCTCTCCTCTTTTCAGAAAAAAATTGCAGATAAATTTGACATCAAACCGGGCCAGGAAATGCTCAATGCCATTATTGCCGCAGAAAAATCAGGGGCCAGGGTGGTGGCGGCAGACCGGGAAATACAGACGACATTGTCCCGGGTATGGCCGGGGATGGGCTTTTTTGAAAAACTCAAGCTGGTATTTTCCATGGTCTTTTCATTTGGCCAGTCCGACGCCATTGAAGAAGAAGACATTGAAAAAATGAAGCAGGAAGATATTCTCCAGTCTCTGCTTTCGGATGTTAAAGAGGCCCACCCGATTATTGAAAAAGCCCTGATTGACGAGCGGGATCAATTCCTGGCAGACCATATCAGAACCGCTCCGGGCAAAAAAATCATAGCGGTTGTGGGGGCGGCCCACGTTCCCGGAATCAAAACATATATTCAGGAAAAAACCGCCATAGATGTCAATGAACTCAACACAATCCCCAAACCAGGCCATGCCGGTAAAATTCTCAAATGGCTGATTCCCGGACTGATCTTCCTGCTCTTTGCCGCAGGATTCATGATGGAAGGAAAAACAGCCGGTGCTGATATGATCTGGATCTGGATCCTGGCCAATGGCATTTTTGCGGGCATGGGTGCCCTGGTGGCCCTGGCACATCCATATACCATTATCTCCTCCATTATAGCCGCCCCATTAACCTCTTTAAACCCCATGATCGCTGCAGGCTGGGTCTCCGGACTGGTGGAAGCCTTTTCCAGAAAACCCAAGGTCCGCGATTTGGAAGCCATTCCAGAAGATATCACCTCTGTTCGGGGGTTCTGGCGAAACAATGTCACCCGGATCCTTCTCGTGGTCATTTTTACCAATATAGGATCTTCCATCGGCACCATGACCGCAGTTCCGTTGATGCTCAAGCTTTTGTCCTGA
- the purN gene encoding phosphoribosylglycinamide formyltransferase, with amino-acid sequence MDKLKVGTLISGGGTNLQAIIDACHANRIDAKILFTGSDVPGVKGLDRAHKAGIETFVVDYGQIISWGWKNNLDEILPSDFNLEEILGKQKLFDVKKEKDKAVFFFKTRAIAEKKLLDHILAYDIELLVLAGFMRVLTPYFIDRINTLPGKHRIMNIHPALLPSFPGTDGYGDTFAYGCKVGGCTVHFIDYGEDTGPIIGQKAFEINENDTLYEVKKKGLEKEWELYPACIQKFAQNR; translated from the coding sequence ATGGACAAACTTAAGGTTGGAACCTTGATATCTGGCGGGGGCACTAATCTTCAGGCGATTATTGATGCCTGCCATGCCAATCGTATAGATGCAAAAATTTTGTTTACAGGTTCTGATGTCCCCGGGGTAAAGGGGTTGGATCGAGCTCACAAGGCCGGGATTGAGACCTTTGTCGTGGATTATGGCCAAATCATTTCATGGGGCTGGAAGAATAATTTGGACGAGATCCTTCCTTCTGATTTTAATTTGGAAGAAATTTTGGGCAAGCAAAAACTCTTTGATGTGAAAAAAGAAAAAGACAAGGCTGTCTTTTTTTTCAAAACCCGGGCCATTGCAGAAAAAAAGCTTTTGGACCATATTTTGGCCTATGATATTGAACTGCTGGTGCTTGCAGGGTTTATGCGGGTGCTCACCCCCTATTTTATCGATCGGATAAACACCCTTCCGGGCAAACATCGAATCATGAATATTCATCCGGCACTTCTGCCCTCATTTCCCGGCACGGACGGATATGGGGATACCTTTGCCTACGGGTGCAAGGTGGGGGGGTGTACAGTCCATTTCATTGATTATGGTGAGGATACAGGCCCGATTATCGGGCAAAAGGCATTTGAAATCAATGAGAATGACACCCTGTATGAGGTGAAGAAAAAAGGGCTGGAAAAGGAGTGGGAACTTTATCCTGCCTGTATTCAAAAATTCGCCCAGAACCGATAG